The Eublepharis macularius isolate TG4126 chromosome 12, MPM_Emac_v1.0, whole genome shotgun sequence genomic sequence TGATTGCAGTGCCAGAGGGATTGCCACAAATCAAGTTTGGGCACTGCTTTTTGGGGAAGTCTGCAGCAACAGATTTCTCTTTGGCAAGAAGCTGGGCCATTTGGTGTCTCACTGAGGGGGAGACTCTTGAGAGAAAATTCCCAGAGTGGGATTGGGGTCTGTCACTGATTTCTACTGGGGTTTATCAGCATGCATTGAAGGCCAATGTCCCCTTAAGTACAGTGGTGTTTTCTAGCAAGCTGTGTGTCTGTCACTGCTTCCTTGGCTCTGTATGTTACCAGTGTGTTTCACTTTCGAGAGGCTGCTGTTTCATGAGTTATTTTAGGATTTGAATGGGCTTTTGTACTTGCTTTATTGCACTTATTGATTGCTTTTGGTAATGAGCTTTATTAGTTGCGTTCTTAGCTGCCAAAAGCGGTTGGATATGTTTGACGAAAAGGCAGGCTGTACATTTTCTGAAATGAACGTTCGTGTGCCAAATAGAGGAATGATTCATATTTGGGTGGGGAGACAGAAACTAATCCAGGAAGCAAGTAGGGCAACAGGCTCAAGTTTGTCCTTGCTATCCAATTAATAGCTGGACCTGCAGACAGGGTACTTGGTAGGTTAAATGGGTGGGGGAGGAATGTATTACGCTACCCTTGCCAAAGGGACACACCCAATTTCTCCTGTATATTATAAATCAACTCATCAGCAGCCTGGTGGGAAAGCCTTGAGccattccccctgccccccatttaCTAAAACATCCCATCTGTTCATCTGGAGAGAGTTTTAACTCACTACAACCGAGTAGCTAAGCGGCCATTTGCAAGTGACTAGTGAGTGTAGCACAGGAAGGGTGGGATGCCTTATTGGGAGGACCGGATTCATGCTGCAGCCTCCAACAAAGGTTGATATGTAGTCTCCATGGAAATAGGAGATCTCTGGTAACCACTGCTCTGCTAGGACTGGCATGTGTTATCAGCAGCTCTCTGTCTCTTCTGAAGGTTATTGTTGGTAAATATAGCTCTTGGCTAATAAAAGGGTATTTTGTCCAATAAATACGGTAGTACTATTTAGCTCTGATTTATGATGTCTTTTGGCATAGAAATTGTAAACATGGCCATGCTTTACCATCTTGGGTCATATACATTTCAGGCTTAAAAAGAAGTCGAAAAGTTCCCTTTCAGTCCCACTGAACTGACCGTTAATCTAATCAGTATACAATAGCTGTCTTGCTTAATAAACACAAGAGTTACAAAATGATCCTGTTCGGATAGCACAGTAGGGTTTTTACGTGATACTAATAGAGCTGACCTTCAAATGTATTAGAATATCAGTACTGTGTGTAAACTCCTTTTTAATTTACTAATTGAGATTGGGAGGAGGGGATTAAACTTTGGCAAGACCCTTTTCTTATCACTGTTCTTTTTCTCCCCCATCTAGCCGAGTAGTGCTGCCTTGCTCTGTGGAGGAGGTAAGTTGAATTTTAAAGCACTGCTGTTAAGAAATTTACATTCCCTTGACTAAGGAAGAAGCTACTAAAGGATTGGCATAAAATCTGACAAGGTGGGGGGCTTAACCAGCTATCTTCTTACATGAGTGGGAGCAGGTTTTTATGGCTGCCCGTTTAACTTTTTCTCTTGCCCTTAGTATCAGGTGGGGCAGTTGTTCTCTGTAGCTGAGGCCAGCAAGAACAACACCGGCGGAGGTGAAGGAATCGAGGTCCTCCAAAACGAACCCTATGAACGTGAGGGGGAGCGGGGACAGTACACCCACAAGATCTATCACCTCCAGAGGTAAGCACGACCCTGAGGGGGAGGGTGCACAGAAGCACGCGGAAGATTTTGCTTGGTTTGATACCTCCTCTGCTTCTCTCCCTTGCAGTAAAGTTCCAGGATTCATTAAGATGTTTGCCCCTGAAGGGTCACTAGTGGTTCATGAAAGAGCATGGAATGCCTATCCCTATTGCCGAACAGGTGAGCCCAGGGGAAGGAGGTTATGGTGGAGGGGGAGATGTCAGTACTCCTGCACCAGTGCAGTATAATGGTAGTGGAAAATGGAAACGTGGCATAAAAGGGATAAAAAGTGTTTACGTTGATGGCAGCCCATAGGGTAGTAGCAAAGTGTTGGGTATCTGCagaatttttaacattatatgatTGGAATTCTGAGCTATGGCAAATAACTATAGCAGAAAAATTGCTTAGAGTAATTAAAGAGGAGAGACACTGAAGTTAAACACATCAGGCTGCTTTATACTAGCTGTGTACACACAATCCTCCTATCGTCCATGTGTTAGCTGAACGAGCAGAGGCAGAGAGCGTGCACGAATGCACTGGCCCCTCCCCTGATGCTCTGAGATCATGTACTTGTGAGTGCTATGCCTGTGCATGCCCATGCGTGTTCTCCCTCACCATTATTGGGGAAGCTGTTTTTGAACAATACCAGTTACGAGGCAGGTGCGTGTGCGTGGATGTAGGCACTGTGCTCATGAGTTGGCGATCATGTAGAGGTGGGAGACAGGGCCAATATGCTCATGGCTCCACTGGTTCAGTCGATGCACAGAGAGGTCATGTGTCAGACCCTTGGTCAGTTCTGTCTGTGTTGCCTGGCAGTGACTCTCTGGCTGTTTCCTATCTCCTGCTCCTTGGTCCTTTCAAAAGGAGATTACACCTGGGACCTTGTGTGTGCAGAGCAGGTGCACTGCCACTGGACTCTGCCATGCAGTTCACTGagcaaccttggaccagtcatgtgCTGGCAGCACAACCCACCAAACAGGATAGTTAATGGGGAAAGAAGACCAATGAAAACCAGTTcaaggaagggcaggatgaaaTGTTCTCTGGCAAGGAATGGTGTTGCCTAGAGCAAACTGTTTTCTTTCTAggaattcccccccacccccgccccccatgtcAGGCTGTTTGCCATTTCGGTGAGCTTCTTCTCTAGAGTCATGATGTGTCGCAGAGGATTCTGGGATGAGTCCTAGAGCAAACATGTGTCATGTCCAGCACCACTCTGGTCTTTTGAGCCTCACTGTTGCCATGCCTAAACAGAGTGTGTGACCTCATGGAATGCACCCCTTTCTTCCCTTTAATAAAGCCCATCTTCTAATATGGATCTTTTCAGCAAGGAGCCCTGGATGGGCTTCTGAAGAACAGCAAGGCTCTCAAGGAAATTGCAGATCTGTagggtgggagagggaaggaacccCAGTCTTCTGAGTTCCCAAGAAAGGGAAGTGAGGGCTGGTTTTGCTATCTCTGTTGTAACACAAAGCGTGGGCTTTACGTAGGTAAAATCTAATGTTTTGGATATACTGGGGAAATCCTGTGGTGTGGCAGTAAAGCACATGTTTTGTGTGCGGAAGGCCTTAAATGAAATCCCTGGTATGTCTTAACTGAACAAGTACCTCAGGTGACAAGTGTTTGGAAAGACCCTCCTCTTCCTGAAGACCCCAGAGAGATGCTACTAGGTAGAATCAACAACATggaggtctgattcagtacaaggcagcttcatagatGTTCATACTTTTGGAGGTTAGAATAGTGCTGTGTGATTTGAAGGATTTGAAGGGATTCTGTTTCTAGTTAGGAAAGAATTTTCTCAAGGTCTAGTTAAGAGAAATGTTTTCTTTCACTGCAGATTCTAGAGGGATAGCCCTAGGCATATTAGTCCATTGCGGCAAACATAATAAGGAGTCTTGTGGGGCTTTAAGAGAGTCTGGGATTTCCTACAGcatcatctgatgaagtgaaagATTATGGCAGCTCATGATGGTTTTGAAGGGGACCAGAAGTCTCCTTTTCATGTTTGTTGCAACGGACCAACACAACTGCTCTTCTAGAATGTGTTAGTATAGAAGGTGTTGAATTTAGTTATGTGGAAGGGGAAGCCTTATCAGTTTTGTGAAGGAAAATTCTaactctccccctctttttctctctctctctctgcggtCGTGCTTGCTGCAGTTATTACGGTGAGTGACATGGGGAAGGGGAGAACGTGGGCAGGCAGGCAATGCTTCTCATCCCCGCTACCTCAGCCATGTCTGGCTACCTAGGTTTCTCCGTGCCCCCTTTCTGCCTCCCCCAAGCCTTGATGAAAGCCCTGTGAAGTTCACATGTTGTTATGAGTCACTCCCAGGGATTTCCTAGTGCAATTCTGTTGGAGTGGGCTGTGTGGCTTAGGGTTTGAGGAACTCAGCATTGCAACAAGGACTTCTAGGTAaccattttcctccttttttggACAGAATGAATATATGAAGGATGATTTCTTCATCAAAATTGAAACGTGGCACAAACCGGATTTAGGTGACCAAGACAATGTAAGTGAGAGGCAAACATGTGTGTACAAACCTTCCCTATTTGTCCTGTAAAACCTAGGTGCCTGTTGAATCCTCATTAATTAGAAGACCCCAGATCTCCAGCTTCattattcggggggggggaggcattaaTTTAATTAGCATTATTTTTATGCAAGGATAAACCCACAGAAGAGAGAATTAAAGCTGTGTTGCTCTTATATTgaggaaacaattttttttactattgccAAGTGACCAAAACCTAAGATTTTTAAGCACTTTGTGGGTGGGAGGTTGTGGAAGAATATTTCACTTTGATAAATCTCACTgtaatagaataataataataacattcgatttatatactgcccttcaggacaacttaatgcccactcagaggggtttacaaagttaCATTAGTTACATATCTGAAACTATTCTCAAGAAAGACACACTGAGAGTCTGAATGTTTCAGAAAGGGTTTAGCTGAGAAAGGGAGTATTCTGGGCTCTGGGAAAGAGCCATTGAAAATAGGCTAGGAAGATGTTGGAACAGACATTGAAGCAATGTGAGGGAAAGCAAGGAAGATGGTATGAAGAGTGTAGCGCAGAAGGAGGAGAATGAGTTTGGTCTTCTGCTTGAGTCTTGAAAGTGTTTATGATGCTCAGCCCTCCTTGTATAGGGCCGGATTTGAaggcagtgctgctgccaggcaggtcTGGATCTGGTTAGTGCCCGACAGGAGACCTCCTGGTAACCCTGCTGTCCTGAGTAGGGCTCACTAGCACTTTGGCTTACTAGGAAGTTTCGGGATGGGCCGTTCCCTTGGATGGTGGTTGGCTGGTCAGAGTAAGCCAGGGTACATCCTTGTGGCAccagtacagctgcaaggccaaCCCAGCCAATATCAGTGCCAATGGGATTTGGCATCTCCTTCACCTCTTCTTGTGTTGGTGCTGGCCTAGCCTGAGCCAAGAGGAGGTGAAGGGCAAGCCCCCTCCTGTCATCACTGGTGGCCTGCTCAGATGGCCTCTCTGCTCAGCTTGGCCCTAGATCGTTTTTAACAGCGGAATTCACCAATGCCCTTGAGttcagtggggggaggggggaaagagtgggATCCAGATATAATAAAATCTGTCCTGCTTGATTGTACAGTTGGGACCGATCTTCAGCTTTCTTGCTGCGTGCAGCCCGGGTATAACCTGGGGCCAGGTGACAAAGTGCATGGCCTGGCTACATTGCTCCTTCTCACACAGCTGTGACTGGCGGGTCGGGGGATCAGTTCCAACTGTCCATAGCACCATTATTTCCTGAGACTGCTGGGGTTGGTCAGGTGGGCCACAGTGGACTTCTGCGCTTGGAATTCAGCACCAAGAGCTCGGATGAGTACTGTTGAAACTGTTTGTCACCTGTCACATAGCAGCCTTGTTGGAAGGTGGGTGTGGCTTGGAATGTTAAGATGTTAGCACCATCCCCCAGAGCGTATTTTATGGGAGCCCCTGATTTCATGGCATGTCTTTCCACGTGAGGTATTTGGATTCAgaaggctggatccaaccaggtttTCTGGTGgaacagaaggaagcaggggatcccctttaACTAGGCTGGGGGTTATCGTGGAACCTGCAAGGGCAAAAGCCAGATTAAACAGGGGCGGCAATAATATGACGAGAATAGGGCAATATTGggttttaaaagctggctggattcaactCAGAGTGCTTGATTTCTCTTTAACATCGACTTGGGTAAGCGGGTTAAGGCTGATAGTGCAGAGGAGGGGCTACTGTGCCAACAAGAACTGAATTGCTTGCCCTTGTGTTGTTTTGCCTTTTGACTGTTGTGTTTCCCTGACCTTTTTTCTTAAGCTTAACTTTTTTCATGTCTGTAAGGTGTGAAGGgatctcacagggttgctatgatTCTGGCTGTCGCATCCCGAGTTTAAATGAAAAGAAACTTGAGTCAGGTGGACTACCATCTCTTTCGTAGGTCCATGGGCTTGATGCAGAGACCTGGAAAGATGTTGAGGTTGTCCACATAGACATTGCTGACAGGACGCAGGTGTCAGACCAGGTGAGGATGCGACCTCGACTCTCTTTCACTTGGTAGGAGAGCGCTCAGCAAAAGGTCTGGAATCAGGACTGGAATTCTGGAGGGGATTCTGCCTGTTTTCAGTCCTGCCTTCTGGTAGGAAAAGGAGGATCCATTCACAGCTTCTGAGTGTTAAAGCCATAAGTTCAGGCCAGACTTAAAGGTATTACAGAGGTTGTGATCTAAAATTCCCACAATGCTCAAGCCAGccttttctgttcctttttcCTGACCCTTGCAATGAGGTTCACTTAATTATTTGGGGAACATATCGCTGAATTTTCAGTACAGAGGTTCTCAAAGTGACCAGCAAATTACGTTCTAAAATCACTTTTAAAAGGCAAGCCAGTTATGCCACAGGTAAAAAATGACTATGTAAGATCAATAAGGCCTTAGATCCCATTTAA encodes the following:
- the LOC129340618 gene encoding phosphatidylinositol transfer protein beta isoform-like; this translates as MVLIKEFRVVLPCSVEEYQVGQLFSVAEASKNNTGGGEGIEVLQNEPYEREGERGQYTHKIYHLQSKVPGFIKMFAPEGSLVVHERAWNAYPYCRTVITNEYMKDDFFIKIETWHKPDLGDQDNVHGLDAETWKDVEVVHIDIADRTQVSDQDYKPDEDPSIFKSVKTNRGPLGPDWKRELANNEDCPHMCAYKLVTVKFRWWGLQGRVEKFIQKQERRLFTNFHRQLFCWLDKWVDLSMADIRRMEEETQRELDEMRQKGTVRGMTAGDE